The Streptomyces achromogenes genome window below encodes:
- a CDS encoding DUF6262 family protein produces the protein MNANPLIEGRKADSARRRQRVIKAINAARRAGTAISVSGIARQAGVDRAFLYRHKDLLAQVHAAGAEPPGRRRQPCRQQGLAPGRPGEHTGPRQPSCRARQAPGEQALGTPWRAGLARVRARGPRRRRTAQEPDHQAGTTSGRPDRPA, from the coding sequence ATGAACGCCAACCCCCTGATTGAGGGTCGCAAGGCGGATTCAGCCCGCCGCCGCCAGCGCGTTATCAAGGCCATCAACGCCGCCAGACGCGCCGGCACGGCCATCAGCGTCTCGGGCATCGCACGGCAGGCCGGAGTCGACCGCGCCTTCCTCTACCGCCACAAAGACCTGCTCGCCCAGGTCCACGCCGCCGGCGCCGAACCACCCGGCCGACGACGCCAGCCCTGTCGTCAGCAGGGCCTCGCTCCAGGCAGACCTGGCGAACACACTGGACCGCGGCAACCGTCTTGCCGCGCGCGTCAGGCACCTGGAGAACAAGCTCTCGGAACTCCTTGGCGAGCAGGCTTGGCGAGAGTCCGGGCTCGGGGCCCCCGACGACGTCGAACAGCTCAAGAGCCTGATCACCAGGCTGGAACAACAAGTGGTCGACCTGACCGGCCAGCTTGA
- a CDS encoding protein kinase family protein: protein MDVTESGHNSRVSAYVTAGARLSLFSDRRLGDAVAAAPSLGSGIGGRSAEMEIEGIRVFVKRVPLTDIELQPEHVRSTANLFELPLFYQYGVGSAGFGAWRELAAHILATGWVLKNEYAGFPLLYHWRVLPDSAPADFVDEFGGIEGAVSHWEGSPAVRRRLKAIGGSSFSLVLFLEHVPQTLAAWLSNARHAAWRGPGGESSYEWLEDALLRGTEFMSARGLVHFDSHFANLLTDGRQVYFADFGLALSRDFDLSAKESAFLADHLVYDRCYAPGHLLRHHLPDGVRGGSTEHEHGAFLRAWVEGHRPDGVPSDIGAIIDRHAPHAIVLDDFHQRLLTQSKRTPFPAAEIKRALARTSPAGW, encoded by the coding sequence ATGGATGTGACCGAGTCAGGACATAATTCGCGGGTGTCCGCATACGTGACCGCGGGAGCACGGCTGTCCCTGTTCAGCGACCGTCGGCTTGGGGATGCAGTGGCCGCCGCGCCAAGTCTCGGTTCCGGTATCGGAGGCAGGTCGGCGGAGATGGAGATCGAGGGGATACGCGTCTTCGTCAAGCGGGTCCCGCTGACGGACATCGAGTTGCAACCGGAGCACGTGCGGTCGACCGCTAACCTCTTCGAGCTTCCCCTCTTCTACCAGTACGGGGTGGGATCGGCGGGGTTCGGTGCTTGGCGTGAGCTGGCCGCTCACATATTGGCCACAGGCTGGGTGCTGAAGAACGAGTACGCGGGCTTCCCGCTGCTCTATCACTGGCGGGTTTTGCCAGACAGTGCCCCTGCCGACTTCGTTGACGAGTTCGGGGGCATTGAGGGGGCGGTTTCCCATTGGGAGGGGTCGCCAGCCGTGCGCCGTCGGCTGAAGGCCATCGGAGGGTCATCCTTCAGCCTGGTGCTGTTCTTGGAACACGTGCCCCAGACGCTCGCCGCATGGCTCAGCAACGCCCGTCATGCGGCCTGGCGGGGTCCAGGTGGCGAGTCGTCCTACGAGTGGCTCGAGGATGCGCTGCTGCGGGGGACGGAGTTCATGAGTGCGCGCGGACTGGTCCACTTCGACTCACACTTCGCCAACCTGCTCACTGACGGCCGGCAGGTGTACTTTGCGGACTTCGGGCTCGCGTTGAGCCGCGACTTCGACCTTTCGGCGAAGGAGAGCGCCTTCCTCGCCGATCATCTTGTGTACGACCGCTGCTACGCACCGGGCCACCTCCTTCGCCATCACCTGCCCGACGGTGTGCGTGGTGGCAGCACCGAACACGAACACGGGGCCTTCCTGCGAGCCTGGGTCGAAGGCCACAGGCCCGACGGCGTTCCGTCCGACATCGGCGCGATCATCGACCGTCACGCGCCGCATGCAATCGTCCTGGACGACTTTCACCAGCGACTGCTCACGCAGAGCAAGCGCACTCCGTTCCCCGCAGCCGAGATCAAGCGGGCCCTGGCCAGGACATCACCGGCAGGATGGTGA
- a CDS encoding methyltransferase domain-containing protein, translating into MNDHGVAHGFTSVDTQPRPSDWVHVLDRLAAEPFYAAYKQRLQEFLRVEAGGLFLEVGAGTGDAAVALRSRCGAEVVAVDSSFTMISQARARGLPRAAVADGHRLPFGACQFDGAWADRVLQHVADPVQVLDELLRVVRPGGRVALADPDYDTQVLDIDDQELAGHVLRFRAEVALRNGSLAHRHAGLLAVRGLHDITVEARTLVVRDPSAADNVMGLRTWAYTAAARGYLDPIDAERFVAQFDDAVRTGRFTYAVTFFLTVGTLPKKPMTSG; encoded by the coding sequence ATGAACGATCACGGTGTTGCTCATGGCTTCACGTCGGTGGACACCCAGCCCCGGCCCTCCGATTGGGTTCACGTCTTGGACCGGTTGGCTGCGGAGCCGTTCTACGCTGCCTACAAGCAGCGGCTGCAGGAGTTTCTTCGTGTCGAGGCCGGCGGACTGTTCCTCGAGGTCGGAGCGGGTACCGGGGACGCCGCTGTGGCCCTGCGCTCGCGCTGCGGGGCCGAGGTCGTCGCGGTCGACAGCTCCTTCACGATGATCTCGCAGGCCCGGGCGCGAGGACTGCCGCGTGCTGCAGTCGCGGACGGGCACCGGCTGCCATTCGGAGCGTGCCAGTTCGACGGCGCCTGGGCTGACCGGGTCCTGCAGCATGTCGCCGACCCCGTCCAGGTGCTGGACGAGCTACTGCGAGTCGTACGCCCCGGTGGCCGGGTCGCATTGGCAGACCCGGACTACGACACCCAGGTACTCGATATCGACGACCAGGAGCTTGCCGGCCATGTGCTGCGCTTCCGGGCCGAGGTGGCGCTGCGCAACGGCTCGCTGGCCCACCGGCACGCCGGACTGCTCGCGGTCCGCGGCCTCCACGACATCACAGTGGAAGCCCGGACGCTGGTCGTGCGCGACCCATCGGCGGCCGACAATGTCATGGGCCTGCGCACCTGGGCCTACACCGCTGCGGCCCGGGGCTACCTTGATCCCATCGACGCGGAACGGTTCGTGGCCCAGTTCGACGATGCCGTGCGCACGGGTCGCTTCACCTACGCCGTCACGTTCTTCCTGACGGTCGGCACGCTGCCCAAAAAACCGATGACCAGCGGGTGA